A stretch of the Bradyrhizobium arachidis genome encodes the following:
- a CDS encoding NADP-dependent malic enzyme encodes MDQDLREAALEYHRLPRPGKISVVPTTAMATQRDLSLAYSPGVAEPCLVIAKDALKADELTARSNLVAVVTNGTAVLGLGNIGPLAGKPVMEGKACLFKKFAGIDVFDIELAEEDPDALVETIARMEPTFGGINLEDIKAPECFYIEQKLRARMKIPVFHDDQHGTAIIAAAAILNGLKLVKKNIADVKLVCSGAGAAALACLDLIVSLGLRHDRIIVTDAKGVVYAGRTEGMDDNKARYAVKTEARKLDEIIQDADIFLGLSAGNVLTQDMVKKMARDPLIFAMANPIPEIMPEDALAVRPDAIIGTGRSDYPNQINNVLCFPFIFRGALDCGATTINEEMKLATVRALADLAMAEVPEVVAAAYRGEKLRFGRDYLIPKPLDPRLIEVVAPAVARAAADSGVAKRPIADMEAYRQQLSRFVYHSGNAMQPVFSIAKESGKSLLLAEGEDERVLRAAQVIVDERIARPLLVGRPSTIEERIRSFDLRLKPGKDCEIVDPHDAEIYSKCAEVYHSRRKRDGVSASLALSETRSDATVLASLLLERGIGDAMLCGVIGRTADHLTAIRNVIGTRDGVRTLAVMQMLILQQHQLFICDTHCHLNPTAQQVADIALLAAAEVRRFGITPRVALLSHSSFGSSAVPEANKMREARAIIRERAPDLAVEGEMRGDAALSPSVLHHEFPDSGFEGPANVLVMPNLDAANISYNLLRMAAGQGLTVGGILLGAAKPAHILTPSSTVRRIVNMAAVAVADAVSERA; translated from the coding sequence ATGGACCAGGATCTGAGGGAAGCCGCACTCGAATATCACCGTTTGCCGAGGCCGGGAAAGATTTCCGTGGTGCCTACCACGGCCATGGCGACGCAGCGCGATCTGTCGCTGGCGTATTCGCCCGGCGTGGCTGAGCCCTGCCTGGTCATCGCCAAGGACGCACTCAAGGCCGATGAGTTGACGGCGCGCAGCAACCTCGTGGCTGTCGTGACCAACGGCACCGCGGTGCTTGGCCTTGGCAACATCGGCCCGCTGGCGGGCAAGCCAGTGATGGAAGGCAAGGCGTGCCTGTTCAAGAAGTTCGCGGGGATCGATGTCTTCGATATCGAGCTGGCCGAAGAAGATCCGGACGCGTTGGTCGAAACCATCGCCAGGATGGAGCCGACGTTCGGCGGGATCAATCTGGAGGATATCAAGGCGCCGGAATGCTTCTACATCGAACAGAAGCTGCGCGCCCGAATGAAGATTCCGGTCTTTCACGATGACCAGCACGGGACCGCGATCATCGCAGCGGCTGCGATCCTCAACGGGTTGAAGCTGGTCAAGAAGAATATTGCCGACGTCAAGCTGGTTTGCTCCGGCGCCGGCGCGGCGGCGCTGGCCTGTCTTGACCTCATCGTCAGCCTTGGCTTGCGCCACGATCGAATCATCGTGACCGACGCAAAGGGCGTCGTCTATGCAGGCCGCACGGAAGGCATGGACGACAACAAGGCGCGCTATGCGGTGAAAACGGAGGCACGAAAGCTCGACGAGATCATCCAAGACGCGGACATCTTTCTGGGCCTGTCGGCGGGCAATGTGCTGACGCAAGACATGGTCAAGAAGATGGCACGCGATCCCTTGATCTTCGCGATGGCCAACCCGATCCCGGAAATCATGCCGGAAGACGCGCTGGCGGTTCGCCCCGATGCGATCATAGGTACGGGACGGTCGGACTATCCCAACCAGATCAATAATGTCCTCTGCTTTCCGTTCATCTTCAGGGGCGCGCTCGATTGTGGAGCGACGACAATCAATGAGGAGATGAAGCTCGCGACAGTGCGCGCGCTGGCAGATCTGGCCATGGCGGAAGTGCCCGAGGTGGTGGCCGCTGCGTATAGGGGCGAGAAGCTCCGCTTCGGCCGCGACTATCTCATTCCAAAGCCGCTCGACCCGCGTCTCATCGAGGTCGTGGCACCGGCGGTGGCCAGGGCTGCGGCGGACAGTGGGGTTGCAAAGCGTCCGATCGCGGACATGGAAGCTTATCGGCAGCAGCTGAGCCGGTTCGTCTATCATTCCGGCAACGCGATGCAGCCGGTCTTTTCGATAGCGAAGGAAAGCGGAAAATCATTGCTGCTGGCGGAGGGCGAGGACGAGCGCGTGCTGCGCGCCGCGCAGGTGATCGTTGACGAGAGGATTGCAAGACCCTTGCTGGTCGGCCGGCCCTCGACGATCGAGGAGCGGATCAGGTCTTTCGATCTTCGGCTGAAGCCTGGCAAGGACTGCGAGATCGTTGATCCGCATGATGCGGAAATCTATTCCAAATGCGCGGAAGTGTATCATTCGCGGCGGAAGCGCGACGGCGTATCGGCCTCGCTGGCGCTCTCCGAGACTCGGAGCGATGCGACCGTGCTCGCCTCGCTTCTTCTCGAAAGAGGCATCGGCGATGCGATGCTGTGCGGCGTCATCGGCAGGACTGCCGACCACCTGACGGCGATCCGCAACGTGATCGGCACCCGCGATGGCGTGCGGACGCTGGCCGTGATGCAGATGCTCATCTTGCAGCAGCATCAGCTGTTCATTTGCGACACCCATTGCCACCTCAACCCGACCGCACAGCAGGTCGCCGACATCGCCTTGCTGGCGGCGGCGGAGGTCAGGCGGTTCGGCATCACGCCGCGGGTGGCGTTGCTGTCGCATTCGAGCTTCGGCAGCTCCGCGGTCCCGGAAGCGAACAAGATGCGGGAAGCGCGGGCGATCATTCGCGAGCGAGCGCCTGATCTGGCTGTCGAGGGCGAGATGCGCGGTGACGCGGCGCTGTCGCCATCCGTGCTTCACCACGAGTTTCCCGACTCCGGTTTCGAGGGGCCGGCGAATGTGCTTGTCATGCCGAATCTCGACGCTGCCAATATCTCCTACAATCTGCTGCGGATGGCCGCGGGGCAGGGACTGACTGTCGGCGGCATCCTGCTCGGGGCGGCAAAGCCGGCGCACATCCTCACACCATCGTCCACGGTGCGACGCATCGTGAACATGGCGGCGGTTGCGGTCGCCGACGCCGTGTCCGAGAGAGCCTGA
- the phaP gene encoding TIGR01841 family phasin (Members of this family are phasins (small proteins associated with inclusions such as PHA granules). Note that several different families of phasins have been named PhaP despite very little sequence similarity to each other.) gives MSDSKPKANEANWGFGAFDFAKLIESCQISGVDMMSLIDMEKKNIDALIEVNRTAYDSWQNLMARQAEVFQETMKAIAAEASNETVAGRRTEIARQGFEKALANMRQLAETATEQQKQTVEILRRRFEDGMAAMRTRGGST, from the coding sequence ATGTCCGACAGCAAACCGAAGGCAAATGAGGCCAACTGGGGGTTTGGCGCGTTCGATTTCGCCAAGCTCATCGAATCCTGCCAGATCAGCGGCGTCGACATGATGTCGTTGATCGATATGGAGAAGAAAAACATCGACGCGCTCATCGAGGTCAACCGTACGGCGTATGACAGCTGGCAAAACTTGATGGCGCGACAGGCCGAGGTTTTTCAGGAAACCATGAAGGCGATCGCCGCGGAGGCCAGCAACGAAACGGTAGCGGGACGGCGAACGGAAATCGCCCGGCAGGGCTTCGAAAAAGCTCTCGCCAACATGCGTCAGCTCGCCGAGACTGCGACAGAGCAGCAGAAACAAACCGTCGAGATACTGCGCCGGCGCTTTGAGGACGGAATGGCCGCGATGCGCACGCGTGGTGGAAGCACCTGA
- a CDS encoding acyl-CoA thioesterase, whose amino-acid sequence MPVDANPSGDIFGGWVLSQMDIAGGIHAGQHAQRRVATVAVEAMHFIKPVYVGDVLCVYAAPERVGRTSVAVRLEAWALRRRLGDRVKVTEGIFTFVALDAEGRPAPIAAA is encoded by the coding sequence ATGCCCGTGGACGCGAATCCGAGCGGCGATATCTTCGGCGGCTGGGTTCTTTCCCAGATGGACATCGCCGGCGGAATCCATGCCGGACAGCACGCACAGCGGCGCGTTGCGACGGTTGCAGTCGAGGCGATGCATTTCATCAAGCCGGTCTATGTCGGCGATGTTCTGTGCGTCTACGCGGCGCCCGAGCGGGTGGGACGCACGTCGGTTGCGGTCCGGCTGGAAGCCTGGGCGTTGCGCAGGCGACTCGGGGACCGAGTGAAGGTGACGGAAGGCATCTTTACGTTCGTCGCGCTCGACGCCGAAGGCCGGCCGGCGCCGATCGCGGCCGCGTGA
- the phbB gene encoding acetoacetyl-CoA reductase, translated as MSRVAVVTGGTRGIGEAISIALKAAGYKVAASYAGNDEAAAKFKSQTGINVYKWDVSNYEACVAGLKQVEADLGPVDVLVNNAGITKDGMFHKMTPDQWYAVINTNLNSLFNMTRPVWEGMRERKFGRVICISSINGQKGQMGQVNYSAAKAGDIGFVKALAQEGARAGITVNAICPGYIATEMVKAINPEIVAKNILPQIPVGRLGEPHEIARTVVFLASDDAGFITGSTISANGGQSMI; from the coding sequence ATGTCCAGGGTTGCAGTGGTGACTGGCGGAACGCGCGGCATCGGAGAGGCCATCTCGATTGCGCTCAAGGCGGCCGGCTATAAGGTGGCCGCGAGCTATGCCGGCAATGATGAAGCCGCCGCGAAGTTCAAGAGCCAGACCGGCATCAATGTCTACAAGTGGGACGTCTCGAACTATGAGGCGTGCGTCGCAGGCCTGAAGCAGGTCGAAGCCGACCTCGGGCCGGTGGATGTGTTGGTCAACAATGCGGGCATCACCAAGGACGGCATGTTCCACAAGATGACGCCCGACCAGTGGTACGCGGTCATCAACACCAATCTGAACTCGCTCTTCAACATGACGAGGCCGGTGTGGGAGGGGATGCGTGAGCGCAAGTTCGGCCGCGTGATCTGCATCTCCTCGATCAACGGCCAGAAGGGCCAGATGGGTCAGGTCAACTACTCCGCGGCCAAGGCGGGTGATATCGGCTTCGTGAAGGCGCTGGCGCAGGAAGGTGCGCGCGCCGGCATCACCGTCAACGCGATCTGCCCCGGCTATATCGCCACCGAGATGGTCAAGGCGATCAACCCGGAAATTGTCGCCAAGAACATCCTGCCGCAGATTCCGGTCGGCCGCCTGGGCGAACCCCACGAGATTGCGCGCACTGTCGTTTTCCTGGCCTCGGACGATGCCGGCTTCATCACGGGCTCGACGATTTCAGCGAATGGCGGCCAGAGCATGATCTGA
- a CDS encoding acetyl-CoA C-acetyltransferase, with protein MTDVVIVSAARTPVGSFNGAFGSLTAHELGAVAIKGALERAKVSPEDVDEVILGQVLAGGEGQNPARQAAMAAGIPQEKTAWGMNQLCGSGLRSVALGLQQISNGDAKVIVAGGMESMSMAPHLSHLRNGTKMGDVKFVDSMLKDGLMDAFHGYHMGVTAENIAAKWQITRAEQDAFATSSQNKAEDAQRAGRFKDEIVPITVKTRKGDVIVDQDEYVRPGTTVEALGKLKPAFNKEGTVTAGNASGINDGAAALVLMSGDEAKKRGLTPLAKIVSWATAGVDPAIMGSGPIPASRKALEKAGWKVGDLDLVEANEAFAAQAIAVNKDMGWDPSIVNVNGGAIAIGHPIGASGARVLTTLLFEMQKRGAKKGLATLCIGGGMGVALTVER; from the coding sequence ATGACTGATGTAGTGATTGTGTCCGCCGCGCGGACGCCGGTTGGCTCCTTCAATGGCGCGTTCGGATCGCTGACCGCCCATGAGCTTGGGGCCGTGGCGATCAAGGGCGCCCTCGAGCGCGCCAAAGTCTCGCCTGAAGATGTCGACGAAGTCATCCTGGGCCAGGTCCTGGCCGGTGGCGAGGGGCAGAACCCGGCGCGCCAGGCTGCCATGGCGGCTGGCATTCCGCAGGAGAAAACGGCGTGGGGCATGAACCAGCTCTGCGGGTCCGGCTTGCGATCGGTTGCTCTGGGCTTGCAGCAGATCTCCAACGGCGATGCGAAGGTCATCGTCGCAGGCGGCATGGAGTCCATGTCGATGGCGCCGCATCTGTCGCATTTGCGGAACGGCACCAAGATGGGCGACGTCAAGTTCGTCGACTCCATGCTGAAAGACGGCCTGATGGACGCCTTCCACGGCTATCACATGGGGGTCACTGCCGAGAACATAGCCGCCAAATGGCAGATCACTCGTGCGGAGCAGGATGCGTTCGCCACCAGCTCGCAGAACAAGGCCGAGGATGCGCAAAGGGCCGGCAGGTTCAAGGACGAGATCGTTCCCATCACCGTCAAGACCCGAAAGGGCGATGTCATCGTCGACCAGGATGAATATGTCCGCCCGGGCACCACGGTCGAGGCGCTTGGCAAGCTGAAGCCGGCCTTCAACAAGGAGGGTACGGTCACCGCCGGCAACGCCTCGGGGATCAACGACGGTGCGGCCGCTCTCGTGCTGATGAGCGGTGATGAGGCCAAAAAGCGCGGCCTCACCCCGCTCGCGAAGATCGTGTCGTGGGCGACGGCGGGCGTCGATCCCGCCATTATGGGCTCGGGGCCGATTCCGGCATCCAGAAAGGCGCTCGAGAAGGCCGGCTGGAAGGTTGGCGATCTGGATCTGGTCGAAGCCAATGAAGCGTTCGCGGCGCAGGCGATCGCCGTCAACAAGGACATGGGCTGGGATCCGTCGATCGTCAACGTCAACGGCGGCGCCATCGCCATCGGCCATCCGATCGGTGCGTCCGGCGCGCGCGTTTTGACGACACTTCTGTTCGAGATGCAGAAGCGCGGCGCGAAGAAGGGCCTCGCCACGCTCTGCATTGGCGGCGGCATGGGCGTTGCCCTGACGGTCGAGCGCTAG
- a CDS encoding dicarboxylate/amino acid:cation symporter, which translates to MSGATSATVGTKAVTQKKPFYRVLYVQVLVAIVLGIIVGWVSPELGKNEWIKAMGDGFVKLIKMVIAPIIFCTVVSGISHISEVKKVGRVAIKALIYFEIVSTLALALGLIVGNVVQPGAGFQGQSNAAAVAGYAKQASEMKSVDFVLHVIPDTVVGAFAQGEILQVLLFAILFGFALMGLGERAHTVRAFIDDVAHAMFGVISIIVKAAPIGAFGAMAYTIGRYGPQALGNLAGLIATFYLTALLFVFVVLGLIARFAGFSIFKFLRYLKDELLIVLGTSSSESALPQMMEKLERLGCSKPVVGLVVPTGYSFNLDGTNIYMTLATLFIAQAMNVQLSFGEQLTILVVAMLTSKGASGITGAGFITLAGTLAAVRPELLPGMAIVLGIDKFMSECRALTNLCGNGVACVVVAWWEGELDREKLRVGLDRDIDPTDFETAVAEGRGF; encoded by the coding sequence ATGTCTGGAGCGACCAGTGCGACGGTCGGTACGAAGGCCGTGACGCAGAAGAAGCCATTTTACCGGGTGCTCTACGTTCAGGTGCTCGTGGCGATCGTGCTCGGCATTATCGTCGGTTGGGTCTCGCCCGAACTCGGCAAGAACGAGTGGATCAAGGCGATGGGCGACGGCTTCGTCAAGCTCATCAAGATGGTGATTGCGCCCATCATCTTCTGTACCGTCGTCTCCGGAATTTCCCACATCTCCGAAGTGAAGAAGGTCGGTCGCGTCGCAATCAAGGCGCTGATCTATTTCGAGATCGTGTCGACGCTTGCACTGGCACTCGGCTTGATCGTCGGCAATGTGGTGCAGCCTGGAGCAGGCTTTCAGGGTCAATCCAACGCCGCTGCTGTCGCGGGCTACGCCAAGCAGGCGAGCGAAATGAAGTCGGTCGATTTCGTCCTGCACGTCATCCCGGACACCGTCGTGGGAGCGTTTGCGCAAGGAGAAATCCTGCAGGTCCTGCTGTTTGCAATCCTGTTCGGCTTTGCGTTGATGGGGCTCGGTGAGCGCGCCCATACCGTGCGGGCGTTCATCGATGATGTGGCTCACGCGATGTTCGGCGTCATCTCGATCATTGTTAAGGCTGCCCCGATCGGTGCGTTCGGTGCGATGGCCTATACGATCGGGCGGTATGGTCCGCAGGCACTGGGCAATCTCGCCGGACTTATTGCAACCTTCTATCTCACCGCGCTCTTGTTCGTCTTTGTGGTGCTTGGTCTGATCGCCCGCTTCGCCGGATTCTCGATCTTCAAGTTCCTCAGATATCTGAAGGATGAATTGCTGATCGTGCTCGGCACGTCATCCTCGGAGAGCGCGCTTCCGCAGATGATGGAGAAGCTCGAGCGCCTCGGCTGCTCCAAGCCGGTCGTCGGCCTCGTCGTGCCGACCGGCTACTCCTTCAATCTGGACGGCACCAACATCTACATGACGCTGGCGACGCTGTTCATTGCCCAGGCGATGAACGTGCAGCTCAGCTTCGGCGAGCAGTTGACGATTCTCGTCGTCGCCATGCTCACCTCGAAGGGAGCATCGGGGATCACGGGTGCCGGTTTCATTACGCTGGCAGGCACGCTCGCCGCCGTCAGGCCGGAGCTACTTCCCGGCATGGCGATCGTGCTCGGCATCGACAAGTTCATGAGCGAATGCCGCGCCCTGACCAATCTCTGCGGCAACGGCGTAGCCTGCGTGGTCGTGGCCTGGTGGGAGGGCGAACTCGATCGCGAGAAGCTGCGTGTCGGTCTCGATCGCGACATTGATCCGACAGATTTCGAGACCGCCGTGGCAGAGGGCAGGGGCTTCTGA